DNA sequence from the Gordonia polyisoprenivorans genome:
GCGCTGCACCGCGAGGACCCGCTGGCTGCGGGGGTCTCCCGCGCCGCGGCGCCGGATCTGCTCGGCCTGCCCGACGACGCCGCACTCCTCGACGCGGTGATCTCCGCGGCGGGCGTCGAGACGACACACGGCTATCTGGCGATGCCCGACCGGAGCACCGATCTCGGCCCCGCCGAGCCGGCGATCACGGCCGTCGAACGACGCCTCGCCGACGATCCGTTCGCCGCACCCGAGGCCGACGACCTCGCCGCGCTCGCCCTCGGCGACCGCGAACTCGCCGCCGCGGAACGTACGGGCCGCCTGCTGCGCCTCGGATCGGGTGTGGTGCTCGCGCCGACCGCACCCGCCCTGGCCATGCGCAGCCTGGCACGACTGCCGCAGCCGTTCACCACCAGCGAGGCCCGTCAGGCGCTGCACACCACGCGCCGCGTGGTGATACCGCTGCTCGAACACCTCGACGCGCGCGGCTGGACCCGTCGTCTCGACGCCGGCCACCGTGAGGTGATCCGGTGACCTCCGACATGTCCGCAACCACCGCGAGGCGCGCCGATTCTGTCGGACCCCGGTTCTGTCGGACCCCGCCCGTAGGCTGACCTCCGTGGCAAAACCGAAGTCGAGCTTCCGCTGCAGCGAGTGCGGTCATCAGGTCCCCAAATGGGTGGGACGCTGCGCCGAATGCAACGCCTGGGGCACCTTCGACGAGGTCACCACCATCAGTGCACCCGGCGGGGCCACCACGACGGTCACCCCGACCAGCCCGGCCGTACCCATCACCGCCGTCGATGCCGCCACATCAACGGCGATCCCCACCGGAATCGACGAGTTCGACCGCGTCCTCGGGCGCGGGGTGGTGCCCGGCTCGGTGATCCTGCTCGCCGGTGAGCCGGGTGTCGGCAAGTCCACGCTGCTGCTCGAAACCGTCAAGCACTGGGCGGCCAGTGGCCGTCGAGCGCTCTACATCACCGGCGAAGAATCCGCCGGACAGGTGCGCATGCGCGCCGAACGGACCGACGCGGTGCACGAGAACATCTACCTCGCCGCCGAATCCGACCTCGCCACCATCCTCGGCCACGTCGACGACGTTGCCCCGTCCCTGGTCATCGTCGACTCGGTACAGACCGTGGTGGCCACCGGCACCGACGGCGTGACCGGCGGTGTCACCCAGATCCGCGCGGTCACCACGGCCCTGGTGTCGCTGGCCAAGAATCGCGGTGTCGCGATCATCCTGGTCGGCCACGTCACCAAGGACGGCGCCGTCGCGGGCCCGCGGTCGCTCGAGCACCTCGTCGACGTGGTCCTGTCGTTCGAGGGGGACCGGCACTCGTCGCTGCGGATGGTGCGCGGCATCAAGAACCGCTTCGGCGCCTCCGACGAGGTCGGATGCTTCGAACAACGTGACGACGGCATTCATCAGGTCAGCGATCCCTCGGGAATCTTTGTCCACCAACACGATTCCGATGTCAACGGGTCGGCGACCCTGGTCACCATGGACGGCAAGCGGGCGCTCGCGGGCGAGATCCAGGCACTGACCACGACGACGAACATGGCCACCCCGCGCCGCGCGGTCTCCGGGCTCGACTCACCTCGCGTCGCGATGATCCTCGCGGTCCTGCAGAGCACACTCGAGGTGCCCGTCCACGAACGTGAGGTGTACGCGGCGACCGTCGGCGGCATGCGCGTGACCGAACCCGCCGCCGACCTCGCCATCGCGCTGGCGGTGTTCTCGTCGATGACCAAGCGACCAATCCCCCGGACCACCGCCGTCATCGGCGAGGTCGGGCTGGCCGGCGAGGTACGACGCGTCTCCGCGGTGGCGCGCCGCGTCGGGGAGGCCAAAAGACTGGGATTCAAGCATGTACTGAACCCCACCGCCACCACCGAGAAGATCCCCGGCGGCATCAAGGTCACCCGCGTCGCCACACTCGCCGAGGCGTCGGCGGCGGCATTCACGGCGACACTGCGCGTCGTCGACGCACCTTTTTGACAAATGCACCGAAATGCACATTGAGAATTGTCTGAGAATTGACACCGAAAATGCCTGATCACCGGGTTACGTGCGGCAGTTTGGGCGTTTTGCCGGGTATGGACGAGTAACAAGATAATAACAGTGCAGGTAGCGTGTCGAATCGTCACACCCTGTGATTTCGTGTCGCTCCATCCCTCTTCGTCGAAGTGAGTTGTGAATGTCCTCGAGGCGAATCGCGTCGGTTCTGCTGACCGCCCTGCTCACCGCCTGCGCCCTGCTCGCGGGCACGTCCACCGCGTCGGCATGGGGGCCGCCCGCCTCGCAGGTCCGCGGTTTCATCAACGCGACGATCAACAACTACGGCATGGATCATCCGGTGTGGGTGCGGGCGTGGCCGTCCCAGACCACCGCGCCGTCGAAGGCGCCGACCATCATCTTCCTCGACGGCCTGCGCGCCACCAATGACTACAACGGGTGGGAACGCGAAACCAACGTCGCCTACCTGTCGCAGCGTGGCTACAACGTGGTCATGCCGATCGGTGGCCAGTCCTCGTTCTACGCCGACTGGAATGCCCCGAGCCCCACGGCCGGCCAGGTGCATCCGTACCGCTGGGAGACGGTACTCAAGAACAGCCTGCCGCAGTTCCTCGACGCCCACGGCTTCCACAACCGCACCCTCGTCGGGCTGTCGATGTCGGCGAGCCAGGCCGTGATGATCGGTAACGAGCGGCGCGACCTGTACTCGCGGGTGGTCTCGATGTCGGGGTTCATGAACATCGTCGCCACCGGAATGCAGACGATGATGCGTGGCGCCGCCTGGGATGCCGGGCACTACGACCTCAACG
Encoded proteins:
- the radA gene encoding DNA repair protein RadA, whose translation is MAKPKSSFRCSECGHQVPKWVGRCAECNAWGTFDEVTTISAPGGATTTVTPTSPAVPITAVDAATSTAIPTGIDEFDRVLGRGVVPGSVILLAGEPGVGKSTLLLETVKHWAASGRRALYITGEESAGQVRMRAERTDAVHENIYLAAESDLATILGHVDDVAPSLVIVDSVQTVVATGTDGVTGGVTQIRAVTTALVSLAKNRGVAIILVGHVTKDGAVAGPRSLEHLVDVVLSFEGDRHSSLRMVRGIKNRFGASDEVGCFEQRDDGIHQVSDPSGIFVHQHDSDVNGSATLVTMDGKRALAGEIQALTTTTNMATPRRAVSGLDSPRVAMILAVLQSTLEVPVHEREVYAATVGGMRVTEPAADLAIALAVFSSMTKRPIPRTTAVIGEVGLAGEVRRVSAVARRVGEAKRLGFKHVLNPTATTEKIPGGIKVTRVATLAEASAAAFTATLRVVDAPF
- a CDS encoding alpha/beta hydrolase; protein product: MSSRRIASVLLTALLTACALLAGTSTASAWGPPASQVRGFINATINNYGMDHPVWVRAWPSQTTAPSKAPTIIFLDGLRATNDYNGWERETNVAYLSQRGYNVVMPIGGQSSFYADWNAPSPTAGQVHPYRWETVLKNSLPQFLDAHGFHNRTLVGLSMSASQAVMIGNERRDLYSRVVSMSGFMNIVATGMQTMMRGAAWDAGHYDLNDMWGWFPNLQAFQHSPTENLPSMNGLHLWMYAGTGVWGDHQPPGANNTDFFITGLNSTAIESVAGEQSRTFALAAPAFGVKLRTDFPLTGTHAWGYWQQAIWNIYNAGWFKNG